A stretch of Blautia liquoris DNA encodes these proteins:
- a CDS encoding TPR end-of-group domain-containing protein gives METENDILEETLSIADDGYVLAYDYLLKKYEKNNDVYGPQTLYFLACLAGGANMPDKALEWLTTAILEKGWWYRPEVLDDDDLSLLRSSDKFISLKSISDKRHAEAMSGAKAVFTWEKKTADNLFIAVHGNTQNGQTAKSDWKPILNDNTGWQLETVQSAVPDGYGTFRWNYDMSSYLPVAHALEKVQSEGYKMIVCGGFSAGCDMILRTIMYSEALCNTLFLQSPWIPVLKGHEEELLKAVKRKNIQLKIFCGSCDEDCLPMAEHLYEITNTGGIHAELTIQEGSRHQFPKELPYS, from the coding sequence ATGGAAACAGAAAATGATATATTAGAAGAAACATTATCGATTGCCGATGATGGATATGTTTTGGCATATGACTATCTATTAAAAAAATATGAAAAAAATAATGATGTATATGGACCACAGACTCTATATTTTCTTGCATGTCTGGCAGGTGGTGCCAATATGCCTGATAAGGCATTAGAGTGGCTTACAACAGCAATCCTTGAAAAGGGATGGTGGTACCGGCCGGAAGTGCTGGATGATGATGACCTATCCTTGCTGAGAAGCAGTGATAAGTTTATTTCACTGAAATCTATTTCTGATAAGCGCCATGCAGAAGCTATGTCAGGAGCAAAGGCTGTATTTACCTGGGAAAAGAAGACAGCAGACAATCTTTTTATTGCTGTTCATGGAAACACCCAGAACGGGCAGACAGCAAAATCTGATTGGAAACCGATATTAAATGATAATACCGGGTGGCAGCTTGAAACTGTTCAAAGTGCTGTACCGGATGGATATGGGACGTTTCGTTGGAATTATGATATGTCATCTTATTTACCGGTAGCTCATGCATTGGAAAAAGTTCAGTCTGAAGGCTACAAAATGATTGTCTGCGGCGGTTTTTCCGCAGGGTGCGATATGATTTTGCGCACCATTATGTATTCTGAAGCACTTTGTAACACACTGTTTCTACAAAGTCCATGGATTCCTGTATTGAAAGGACATGAAGAAGAACTGCTGAAAGCAGTTAAACGAAAAAATATTCAGCTGAAGATATTCTGCGGATCATGTGACGAAGATTGTCTTCCTATGGCGGAGCATTTATATGAGATAACAAATACAGGTGGCATTCATGCGGAGCTTACTATTCAAGAAGGAAGCCGGCATCAATTCCCAAAGGAGTTACCTTATAGCTGA
- a CDS encoding DUF3781 domain-containing protein, whose translation MDTDNDLLKNLNKLHTTRLGVERIKRNLSLDTDDVVDWCKIKINSVNAVITRNGKNWYANVDGFIITVNAYSYTIITVHREKE comes from the coding sequence ATGGACACAGATAATGATTTACTAAAAAATCTGAATAAATTACACACAACCAGATTAGGTGTAGAACGCATTAAAAGAAATTTATCTTTAGATACAGATGATGTGGTTGACTGGTGTAAAATCAAAATCAATTCTGTAAACGCTGTTATTACAAGAAACGGGAAGAATTGGTACGCGAATGTTGATGGCTTTATTATAACTGTAAATGCTTATAGCTATACGATTATTACGGTACATAGGGAAAAGGAATGA
- a CDS encoding GyrI-like domain-containing protein — protein sequence MKYTIRELNAFSVIGQEVELTNYQKKNIQISTQFWKKFNGNLKKSYLSQSGNWVKYAFMERRNGKLYYFCSIPKKTIIPDGFLYKEIPSYKYLVIEHIGAMGKIYETYGNIYQTIIPSTPYIPIKDIILHFEKYDYRFHWNRDNSIIEIWIPIKSS from the coding sequence ATGAAATATACAATTCGTGAGTTAAACGCATTTTCGGTTATTGGACAAGAAGTAGAGCTTACTAATTATCAAAAAAAGAATATTCAGATTAGTACACAGTTTTGGAAGAAATTTAACGGCAACTTGAAGAAATCATATCTTTCACAATCAGGAAACTGGGTAAAATATGCTTTTATGGAAAGAAGAAACGGAAAACTCTATTATTTCTGTTCTATTCCAAAGAAAACTATTATTCCAGATGGCTTTCTGTATAAGGAAATACCGTCTTATAAATATTTGGTTATAGAACATATTGGTGCTATGGGTAAAATATATGAAACTTACGGAAATATTTATCAAACGATTATTCCCAGCACACCGTATATCCCTATAAAAGATATTATCTTACACTTTGAAAAATATGATTATCGTTTCCATTGGAATAGAGATAATTCGATTATCGAAATTTGGATACCAATTAAGAGTAGTTAA
- a CDS encoding KilA-N domain-containing protein, with protein sequence MAKKPIKETIHAKGMDIAIYTENFQDEFISLTDIARYKSNEPKDVIKNWMRSKDTIEFLGLWESLHNENFKGVEFDSFKRQAGSNAFTLSPQKWIETTNAIGIISKSGRSGGTFAHSDIAFEFASWISAEFKLYIIKDYKRLKSDENSRLSLNWNLNREISKLNYRIHTDAIKENLLPPDLLPSQISFTYASEADILNVALFGKTARQWRDANADKKGNIRDDATINQLLVLANMESYNAILIEQGKSQSERLIILHELAVKQLKTLTGFSTSELPQIRTDN encoded by the coding sequence ATGGCAAAAAAACCTATAAAAGAAACAATTCATGCTAAAGGCATGGACATTGCTATTTATACAGAAAATTTTCAAGATGAATTCATTTCTCTTACCGATATAGCTCGATATAAAAGCAATGAACCAAAAGATGTTATCAAAAATTGGATGCGAAGCAAGGATACCATTGAATTTTTAGGTTTGTGGGAATCCTTGCACAATGAAAATTTTAAAGGGGTCGAATTCGACTCCTTTAAACGGCAAGCTGGTTCAAACGCATTTACACTTTCACCCCAAAAATGGATTGAAACGACAAATGCTATTGGTATCATTTCAAAATCTGGTCGTTCCGGTGGCACTTTTGCACATTCAGACATTGCTTTTGAATTTGCTTCTTGGATTTCAGCCGAGTTTAAATTGTATATTATTAAGGATTATAAGCGTCTTAAATCTGATGAGAATAGCCGTCTATCCCTTAATTGGAATTTGAATCGGGAGATTTCTAAATTGAATTACCGTATTCACACTGACGCAATTAAGGAAAATCTGCTTCCACCTGATTTATTGCCCTCTCAGATTTCTTTTACTTATGCAAGTGAAGCGGACATACTAAACGTTGCATTATTTGGTAAAACAGCAAGACAGTGGCGTGATGCTAATGCTGATAAAAAGGGAAATATTCGAGATGATGCCACTATAAATCAGCTATTGGTTTTAGCAAATATGGAAAGCTATAATGCGATTTTGATTGAGCAGGGAAAAAGCCAGTCCGAACGATTGATAATTTTACATGAGTTAGCAGTAAAGCAACTGAAAACATTGACTGGTTTTAGTACATCTGAATTACCGCAAATAAGAACTGATAATTGA
- a CDS encoding ABC transporter permease — MEIRKERRYEGIMVSVKTKNVVAKSSGPKNHFKKYWPYYVMMLPGIIYLIMFKYVPMMGSVIAFKDYSAYKGIWESAWCGLENFKKLFMYPDFYKILRNTIVLGLLKTVLTFPIPVILALMLNELRNAKVKKGIQTIICIPYFVSWVVVGGLVFDIFGVGGLFNNVREFFGMDTLLVMQKEIWFRPIYVLSTIWKESGWGTVVYLATISSIDPSLYESAAIDGASRFQKMRYITFPLLIPTVLTLFLLNIGSFLTLGFDQVYNLYTPMTYAVADIFDTYVFRVGIQQAQYSFATAVGLFQSVVGLIMVVTFNKIANKVSEDGGLW, encoded by the coding sequence ATGGAAATAAGAAAAGAAAGAAGGTATGAGGGTATTATGGTTTCAGTAAAAACAAAAAATGTTGTCGCAAAATCATCCGGTCCCAAAAATCACTTTAAAAAGTATTGGCCGTATTACGTAATGATGCTTCCGGGAATTATTTATCTAATCATGTTTAAGTATGTTCCGATGATGGGAAGTGTCATTGCGTTTAAAGATTATTCGGCATATAAGGGTATCTGGGAGAGCGCATGGTGCGGACTGGAAAACTTCAAAAAATTGTTTATGTATCCGGATTTTTATAAGATACTTCGGAACACAATTGTGCTGGGACTGCTGAAAACAGTTTTGACATTTCCAATTCCGGTTATTCTGGCATTGATGCTGAACGAACTTCGGAATGCGAAGGTTAAGAAGGGAATCCAGACAATTATATGCATCCCCTATTTTGTATCATGGGTTGTTGTAGGCGGTCTTGTATTTGATATTTTTGGTGTTGGCGGATTATTCAATAATGTAAGAGAGTTCTTTGGAATGGATACACTTCTGGTTATGCAAAAGGAAATCTGGTTTCGTCCAATTTATGTACTTTCCACAATCTGGAAGGAATCCGGTTGGGGAACAGTTGTATATCTGGCCACGATCAGCAGTATAGACCCGAGCTTGTATGAATCGGCAGCAATTGACGGAGCGTCAAGATTTCAGAAGATGCGTTATATTACATTCCCGCTTTTGATTCCGACAGTGTTGACATTGTTTCTTTTGAACATTGGAAGTTTCCTGACACTTGGATTCGACCAGGTTTACAATCTGTATACTCCGATGACATATGCGGTTGCAGATATCTTTGATACATATGTATTTCGTGTGGGAATCCAACAGGCACAGTACAGTTTTGCAACGGCCGTTGGTCTGTTCCAGTCGGTAGTCGGATTGATTATGGTAGTTACATTTAACAAAATTGCAAATAAGGTTTCAGAGGATGGAGGGCTGTGGTAA